Within the Zea mays cultivar B73 chromosome 10, Zm-B73-REFERENCE-NAM-5.0, whole genome shotgun sequence genome, the region gcgcttgagccctatagaagtacagctgtcggggctgtcggatccttgctgacgtctccttgcttccgtagggggctgagaaccaccgtcgtcatagagcacgcggggtgccatcattacttgttttaccggggcgagccagatgggacgccggtcttgtttcccgtagcctgagctagctaggggtagggtaatgatgtacccctttgcgacgtggtcggtccgagcccaaggtcgggcgaggcggtggctcctccgaggtcgaggctgagtccgagcccgggggtcaggcgaggcggagaccgtcgtccgaggtcgaggtggagtccgagccctagggtcgggcgaggcggagaccgtcttccggagtcgaggttgagtccgagccctggggtcgggcgaggcggagaccgtcttccgaggtcgaggtggagtccgagccctggggtcgggcgaggcggagcttcctatggcgcccgaggctggacttggctgctgtcagcctcaccctggcaggtggcacagcagtcggagcagcgcaggcggcgttgttttcctgtcaggtcagtcagtggaggggtgaagtgactgcggtcacttcggccttgtcgactggagagcgtgcgtcaggataaggtgtcaggcgatccttgcattgaatgctcctgcgatacggtcggtttggtgtggcgatctggccaaggtttcttctccgcgaagccttcccgagctgggcctcgggcgagtcgaaggtgcgcccgttgcttgaggagaccctcgggcgaggcgtgaatctgccttggtctaccgttcctgcccgaggctgggctcgggcgaggcgagatcgtgtcccttgagtggacggagccttgacctgaattgcgcccatcaggcctttgcaactttgtgctgatgggtgttaccagctgagattaggagtcttgggggtacccctaattacggtccccgacaatatATGTTGCTAGGCTAAAAGATACGCATTGCTGGAATGGGGCCTCTACTGACACGGTGCCAAGGAGTCCTAACATGCGTTTCATATGGGGGCAACGATATACTCGTTGATATCCACGATGTACCGACCTAGAAGTGTtattcagaccacctaaccaacttggCTAGAGACCCTTTCGCAGAAACATGATACTATAAGTGAATTGTTGCTTGTTATATTGCTGCCACGATTGTCTATAGATTATTTTCTCATGCTAGGAGTAAAAAATGATGTATTGTGATAGCATATTTGTATTGTTGTTATGTTGTTTCAAATTATTTTAACACATTGTTGTTGTTGCTTGTAAATTGTAAGACGTAGTTGAGCTGTACCTGTACATCACTAAAGGGAGAATATGTTTGGTTGATTGTACATCACTACAAGTGAGAAATTTTGGTTTATATAAAGAAAACTGTTATCTGAAATATGATGATGATAATAAGAAGATTTTGAAGAAATGGAAAGGGGAGCGAGAAAAAGAAGTACATTTCCTTTGGCCTGTCTTAGAGAGTAGGACATATACATATCTTGTGCATGTTGGCAAGCAACAAAGTATTTCTGAACCGGAAGAAATGACCTATCATACCTGTACTTTAATTTTTTACTGCTTTCTGAAAGTAAGAACCTTAGATCTTGCCATTGACCCTTGGGGCTTTGTTATACTGTATTTTCTGGTACTCAGGTTACAAAAGGTATGGCAATAATTCTTCTTTCACATATTGATcttcaaaaaatttcgaaataATGTACTGTTCTGCTATTTTTCGGTTTTATCTGAATTGACAATGTTCTTGATCCCTTCTGAAACCAGCTGCTCTAGTCAAATAACTGGAAGACCTTGTCGTAAAAAAAGCTGGAAAGCCTCTAGTTCTGCTAATGCTCCGTTTAAATGGTGATATTGGAGGACATTAAATTGAATTGGGTTCGCCATGGTATTGAAATGAGATGTAATTTTAATTATATTGCTTGAATATCACTGAATTGGAGTTTATAATTGTGTGGTCCAATTCCACTCAATACACAGGAGTGATGCTCTGTAGTATTGGGAGATGGAGTTTCTAGTTATAGTCAAATTTCGGGGAATTTGGTCTTTGATTTTAAATCTCAATTTCATGTGCAACCAAACAATAGAAATTTGGAAAGCTAATTTCAGTTCTTAATTTTAATTCCGTACTCTAATATCTACATCCAAACGGGGTATAATTAAATTTATGCAAAGAATCTATGTGAAGATAATCCTGCAGTGTGGGTTCCCAACTTGCAGTATCCATTTGGCATGTTACATCTGTTATTGAGGTCTCATATATACATCAGTACACGAACTACCGGGGTGAATCAAAAATGTTATCCTTGTGCTAATTATTTTGTGTTAGGAAAGGGGCTACAGAAAACACTGGATTTGCAATTAAATCCAATTAAAACTACAGATGAGAACTTCATGAATCATCGATGTCTCTGCTTTGGCACACGAATAGCTGATGCTGTAATGTAACCATCCTCTCATAATTTCCAGGAGCCCTTGCCTGCCTGCAGCAGCGAAGCATACAGCAGTTCATTCCACGTATCTGGCACGCCAGGCAAGCACCAGTGGCTGCAGTCCTGCTTCTTCACCATCGCCATCCGTTCCTCCTCCGTATCACAACGTATCCGGTAGACTGACGGATGGCCATCTTTCCGGTAGTCGGTGAGCGTGCTGATGTTGAGGTATATGACGGGAGTTTTCATCTGCCTCAAGACCTGCTCCAAGACAACCATCTTCTCAGGGTACTCAGTAAGGTACGTCTGGTTGAATATTGGCTCGGTCTCCCCGTGGCATCTCCCTCCTGAGTTCCACTGCCCTCCTCTGTTGCCAAAAATTTTCATTGTCAAGTGAAGATATATGGCACCAACAATCAACCAGGAAGGAATCCAGCCAGCGAAgcgtagcggcggcggcggcggcgatgtcTTACCTGAAATGCGAGAGTGAGTATCCTCTGAACACGACCTGAGTCCTCCTCGGATCGATGTTCTTGTCCACCCATCTAGCCCAGGTGACGAGGGCTCTCCTGTACGCGTCCAGAACATCGAGGCTGGGATACACATGGTTGCCCTCTTGGTAGTAGTTCAGCCTGTGGACTAGCAAGCAAGCACTTCAGAATGTTTGGATTATGGAAACCAAGTGACGATATGATACTCGCTCCAGAAAGTACAATGTACCCTCTTGATGTTTTGTAGTGAGTCCACCAGTGGCCGGTGTTGAAGACGACGATGTCCGCGGTCTGGTATGCTGGGGTCGTCGCGTCTAGCTCATCCAGTTTCAGCTTCGCGTCTTCAGTGCCGTTTCTGCCCTCACGGATCGTCTCCCTGACGAGGAATATTGATCTTATGAAATCAACCGAGCAATTGTAGTCCTGCAAGTGAAGTACCATTGAGGAAAAAAAAACAAGTGATGAAATTGAAGACTTGTCATCTCATTCAGTGGGCAAACGTCTGTACCCTGAATACGAAGGAGTAGTATCCTCTGGTCTTGAACTGGTTCTTCCCCGATGCCTCGTACACGCTCCTCCTGTCCCTGACGCCATGGCGGAGGATGCAGACCAGCGACTCCCACATGTTCCGGTTCAGCGAGTCGCCGACGAATATGATCCTCTGCCCTCTCAGCCTCTCCAGGAATTCAGTCGCGTTCAGCCTGGAGCGAGGCGAGTGAGTCTCGTCGTAAGATTGTGAGGATCGGATATCGCATGCATGAAGTTCAGTTTCAGAAATGCCTCAGGACAGGAGTACCTGGGAATGTCACAGCCGTGAGGCTGCCACCGCCACCTGAGGAAGTCACTGTCCGACCGGCCGTTCTTGTGGCAGTTGAAGTCGTCGTCGATGAGTTTGCACGACTTGGGCGGGTAGAACCCGTAGCTCTCGTCCCTCACCCACCGGCCGCTGAACACGTCGCACTTGGCGAAGGAAACCAGGTCTTGCACGCCGGACGTCCACACGACACGGTTGTTGCCGGCCCCGACAGCGCCCATGCTGGCGTTCGCACCTGCGGCCATGTCGTTCCCTGGCCCGACGGCCAAGCTGGTTTTGACGCCAGCCATCTCGTCGTCGCTGCGCTCGGCAGCGAGATCTTGCGCCGAGACCAGGGTCTCCTTCCGTCGCCTCGGGTGCCTGTGCCTCACGGCTCTCCTGCGCCTGTGTCTTTCCGCCTTCCGCTCCGGTCGTGATGGCAAAGCCACTCGCCGTGGCAGGTTCTGGACGTAGCCAACGGCGCTGTCTTTGTCTGTTTCTTCTCTGCTCGAAGTCCCTGTGTATGTGGAGTTGCCGGTGGCGATGTCCGTAGTGTTCGCCGCTCGCTGACCGCCATCaccgacgacgacggcggcgtcGTGGGAAGCGCGACTGGCTCCGTCTGCCTTTTGCCACTGCTGCATCCGCATCGCGGTTTCTACTTGGGGTCCATCTTCTCTTGTTCGGTTACTGTTACTGGTGGGTTTGGCGTCGGAACCCACGGTGGCGTTCCCGGCGTCCTGCAgggggagacgaccctgcgcgctGCCCGTTCGCCGGGGCGCCGATGACGCTCGCCCCAAGCCGACCTCCGAACCCGACGAGCCCCCCACCGCGCCGCCGCTCGGCACGCGACGCGACACCGCGGTCGCGTTGCGCGCGTCTGTCGGGTGGTCagcagcgccgcccgcagccacGGCAGGAGAAACGGGAGGAGGGTGTGTTGGAGGCGATTTCTTCGGTGACGTCGACGACGAGTTCGACGACAGCCACGGCAAGAGAAGCGCgtaggaggaggaggagaagcCGGCGGCGGCGGGCCCGCCGGTGACCGAGGCGTAGAAGAAGGCGAGCGCGACCGCGACCGAGAAGCAGGCCGCCACCGCCTTGCCGCTGACGTGGCCGTTACCGTACTTATTACCGCCCCGCTTGTAGCTGGCGAGGATGGACGGGAGGTGGAGGCGGCCCTGCAGGGAGACGGTGCTGCCACCGCCGCCGGCCCGGTCCAGCACCGACATCCACGCCTTTCTCCACCCGGCCATTTGCTAGGTGTACGTGCAGCGATCAGTGCGCACCAGTGCAGCCGCACACAGCACGGAAGAAGAGATGGATTGCGGCGGAAAGAACGAACGAGCAGTCTGTCCAGGCAACGGCTTGTAGCTAATAGAGGAAGCGATCAACTGATCTGAGCCCGAATGGACCGGGTGTCCACTCACAGAGCATAGCGGCGTCCAGTCCAGGTGTCGAGTAAGACTAGGACGCCGGCGGGAGCTTGAAGGACATGCGAGATGCAGATGTGGTCAAGGACGCGTGGATCCGGATCGAAGGCGCTTGCACAGGGCGGTTTGCAAGTACGAAATACCTTTGCAAACTAGTATTGCACTAGTGTATGCCGCGCGCTCTGCTCGCGATGTCAAATATGTTTATGATATCTTAAATTCTAGAAATTATATATATAAATAGTATATATGTATTAGAACTATGTGTACAATTTTTTTGAGTGTATTGATAGCACAATATATGTTGAATTGTAGAAAAGTAAGATCATAGAAAAATATGTTGGCAACATATTAGTTCGTAGTAAGGTCATAGAATAATCGTTGTCGATAAAGAGAAAGTGTTTAGAACGTACCTAGAGATATTCATGTCAGTAATTGTAAAATCTAGAAGCACGGCGCCATGGAAATCCTCAATGTGAAGGCAaataattaaatgaattagtaccCATATATATTAATGTTTATTCTTAATCTACTATTAAGAGTTTAACCGAACATGTATGCTCATAAGAATTGTAACATAAGAGGTTCATAGTAGTAGCAGTGGTTCGGTAGCTGAAGTTCTTTAATTTGGCTAGTTGGGGTTCTCGGAGTTTTGGCAATATGCCTCCGTCCCTTGTAATAAATGGCCGTAACCTCATTTGAGGCCAAGGTCGGATGAtttttccattatctaaaaaaaagATTATGTAGTTCAGGTTTTAAAACACCATCAATAACTGCATGTACTGTGCAAAACTGAGAAACCTCATAGCGAGCATATGATATGAATCAACATTGTAAAGTTACTATTAATGGTTCACCCAAACATATTACATCAACGTAAATGATGTCAATAGAAGAGTTAATGTTTTGAAATTACATAGAGATGAGCAGAAAAGTCCTGTTAGCAATCCTGAAATTTGGAAGCACAATTCCATGGAAAGCCTCAACATAAAGACCAATAATAGTTGAATGAGTACCCATATAGTCAATTAAATTTAGGTCCAAAATTAACAAATAATTACTTTGTGAAAATAAAACCCCTCCTCGTGAGCATAGAGTCCATAATTAACAAATAATTACTTTATGAAAATTAAACCCCTCCTCGTGAGCATAGAGCGAACTTTTCTAAATCAATAACAGAAAGTCAGAGCATCCAAGAGTTTGGTATGTTCAtcaatgtcacacccggctttaaggaacaaagccaggtgcatctcatacatgcgccaagaagacaacatatataataacagagtgtatagagataaatgtcacaaaacatcagaatacttattacatagcggaagacttattacaaaataaaagataaatataaaacgaactaaggatcgttggcgccaatgtcaactgagaatcgccacctagatcagatcatactcctcgccttgtggctcctcctgaaccacctgctcttctcctgtgggggggtgtgagacagcaagggtgagctcacacatgatcatagctcaacaagttgtggggaaccagtggacataaactcacaaaggtgtgagttcatgtgatgtgtaaggctaatcaatgataggggttaaagctgagcattgcttttaagtagttggtcaaagttttattagcaattactaagtgtaagtaaataccaaaccataaataaagtaattgaacaaaattaataataaacccatgcaatgcaaatgacaaaattgaagttaagttccataatttaaacatcagagagtcctgagccgctcatgaccgtgagcacggctagtataccagttttacactctgcagaggttgtaccctttacccacaagtcatgttacccatctgccaagggatcgcgacttcccatacacctctacctaggaagcgcggcagggcaacactacgaggcctttacaaagttccactagcttctgaaaacccgctacagtttataggaagttccaatgcagggttcttgtctgacca harbors:
- the LOC103641832 gene encoding protein trichome birefringence-like 16 gives rise to the protein MAGWRKAWMSVLDRAGGGGSTVSLQGRLHLPSILASYKRGGNKYGNGHVSGKAVAACFSVAVALAFFYASVTGGPAAAGFSSSSYALLLPWLSSNSSSTSPKKSPPTHPPPVSPAVAAGGAADHPTDARNATAVSRRVPSGGAVGGSSGSEVGLGRASSAPRRTGSAQGRLPLQDAGNATVGSDAKPTSNSNRTREDGPQVETAMRMQQWQKADGASRASHDAAVVVGDGGQRAANTTDIATGNSTYTGTSSREETDKDSAVGYVQNLPRRVALPSRPERKAERHRRRRAVRHRHPRRRKETLVSAQDLAAERSDDEMAGVKTSLAVGPGNDMAAGANASMGAVGAGNNRVVWTSGVQDLVSFAKCDVFSGRWVRDESYGFYPPKSCKLIDDDFNCHKNGRSDSDFLRWRWQPHGCDIPRLNATEFLERLRGQRIIFVGDSLNRNMWESLVCILRHGVRDRRSVYEASGKNQFKTRGYYSFVFRDYNCSVDFIRSIFLVRETIREGRNGTEDAKLKLDELDATTPAYQTADIVVFNTGHWWTHYKTSRGLNYYQEGNHVYPSLDVLDAYRRALVTWARWVDKNIDPRRTQVVFRGYSLSHFRGGQWNSGGRCHGETEPIFNQTYLTEYPEKMVVLEQVLRQMKTPVIYLNISTLTDYRKDGHPSVYRIRCDTEEERMAMVKKQDCSHWCLPGVPDTWNELLYASLLQAGKGSWKL